The DNA segment TGACAGGGGATAACTTTTCTCATATTCTAAATCTGTACTGTCCAGAAGGATGGCCTCCTACCCACAAGTGgatattgagcacttgaaatatgctTAGTTCAAATCACAATGTGCTGTAAAGTATAAATTGAAAACAGTACcaaaaaaatctcaataatttttatagagTATATACTGAAATAGTAACATTTCAGATATACTGggctaaaatttattaatttcacttggctttttttgcctttttcatagctactagaaaaatttaaataacgtAAATGACTCTTATTTCTATTGGTCAGTGTTGCCTAGCATGGTGATCTCCAAAGACCAGACATGGAAGAATAAATTTTCTGTTGCTCTGTGAATCTAGAATTGTGCTGTtcaatatagtagccactagccggctttttaaatttaatagtaGCTacagtggtggggcgcctgggtggctcagtcagttaagcatccaactcttgacttcagctcaggtcatgatctcagggtcgtgagattgagccccactctgggctccatgctcagcgtggagtctacttgagattctctctctggccctctgcaccccctccccgctgctcacaagctctctcaaaataaaatcttaaaaaaaattctcttggaACAGCACTTGtctagaaaaacaagaacaagaaggTGGACATTTAATATAGAAAAGCTAAAACTCTTATCAAATCAATGCAAAACTAGAAAAGAACCAATTTCAGATAGTGGACTGTGTAAGTGGTGAAATCGATGGGGAAATTCACTTAATTCTGGAGCGTTTATGAATGTCTTATTAGGCCATCTGTTTGTAAGAAGTGGTATATGGCAGCTAATCAAAGggttattaaaaagataaaagattctATCCCTCTGGTAGGTCAGGACACCCCAGTACAACCTTCACCTGCCTGCCTTACTCACCATTCAGCTCAGTCACGCCACTCAGGCTACACTGTTATAGCACACTTTTAagagcttccaggagaaacacaTTTTAGATAGTGCCACTGTGTTCCCTCACACTATTAAACATCTCATTTTACTAAATTAACATATTGTGTCCCCAAGAATCTTGGTTAGAGATCATGCCTTTCCTCAGCTTACACACAAGGCTTCCATTATACTTCCATCATACTTGTTTAGCAACTATACAGGAAACCCTTATCCATCCAGTTCCTGTAGGACATGAGTGTACCTCGTACATGCACAAGTACAACAGAGCACTTAGTATAATTTAAAACCTTAGGTCTTTAAGAACAAGCATcttattttgcttccttttctatcACAGCATGGAAGTGCTGGGTGTGTAACACGGCTCAAAAAATTTAGTTAACATGGGTTACTGCTATGGCTAAGCTGATTATCTATGTAAAACTGTCTTAAAAGCTTGGAGGCAACAGACATTTCCAATTCCAACCTGTCAATTCAGTGGTCACAGAAGCAAAGATAATTGGCAGTATCTACTTCAGAAAATAAGAGCTGCATTAGTCTTTCCACTTTAGCCAGATTTATAGCAGAGGGACCTCCTGGTCCCATAGGCCCACACCACAGAAGGGAGTTATATATAAAGGACATAACCATCTCTGTACAGCAACACAGTATGTGGGGGAGTGTAGTGGAGGATAGCATTAACTCACTCCCAagtggaacaaaagaaaaatgaaatcagcaGCACCAGTTAGTATGATTTAAGACCCCTTAAGTAGCTGAATATCTTTACCCTTAAGCCTTCCCCACTCTGCAAAGACTAACAGGTGACTTACGGTAGCATAATGTGGCCGTTACATCTGGCATGTTAACACACATGCTTAAGTGATGAATCTTATTCACTAATCAAGAACTGTGAGTGAGTTCACATtcctcgcccccaccccaccccaagttAGGCGGCTAGGCTACAGAAATAGCAGTGAGAAACTCATAGCCCTGGTTACCAACGGACTTACTATTATAagcaaggaaaaggggaaaactGGCAGCATCAGCATGGAGAGGGAATGAAACACTAAGGGGCAGCCTGTTTGAATATAGCACAGCTCACTCCTGGGAGTGTTTTATGCTTCTTCAATATCTGACTGTCCATAATGAATTATGTTCTCTTGCTGGTTATGGCCCTATTTTTCCCCAATagtcacctcctcctcctctcaaCATGAAATAGCAAGCCACTGGCTCACTAAGAAAAATGACCTCAAACATTAAGCTACTAAAATCAGAATCCAGATGTCTGGTACAGCTGGGATGCCAATTCCAATGTCTGCTGTGTCATTTAACCCACAACTGGTGTTTCCTTAGTCTCTAGGACTTAACTACCAACATTTTCACTAGGGGAAGGTCCCTGGGCCTCTCGGAATTAAAAGATAATGGTTAATGAGATTTtgcccagcactatttgttgccCCCAGATTTTGAGAGTGCTGCCCTTCTGCCCCTGGAGCTAGAATGCTTTCAAGTGGCTTTCTTGCCCCTTCTGGACTCTTCAGTAGTAGAGCAGTATGTAGAAAAGCAGTGCCACCTTAGTTGCTCGTTGTTAGTTATGTTGATCCAGAAAAGGAGCCATATTCTAAGATGCTTGTGAGATCCTCTGGCACAAAGTAGCACAAGGCAACAAGAATAAATCCAGTAACAGCACAATAAAGAATTAACATTTACATGAACAGGCACCATTAAGAGATGAACTTGCTCATACTGTCGGACAGAAGGGTTTTTCCAGAAAAGTCACTACAGCATCAGAGAACTGTGCCACAACCAGAATACACTCACTCCAGAAATTTTAGAGTAAGTCAATGTGATCTATCAGATTTTAtactaaaaagacaaaactgaaatCAAGCAATTTTTTTAGTCGTTAAGTTTGGACTCTATCATATCCTATAAACGCTCTACTTTTGGGGGTTAAGGAGAATGGTGGTGATGCTCATAAATGATAAACCATTTCTTGTTGTAAAACACTGGAAAGCAGACAACAATGAATTAAAGTGAGACTTTTCTCCtgagcaagaaaacaaaacatattatTAGCATACAATCTATCCTTTTAAGATGGTAAAGGCCATTCTGGGTATCTGggtatcagctgatttttcaaatGCTTAGTCAAACCTTCATAATTTTAGAACAGTTCAGCAACCACCTGGAATTAAGTATGTTTAAGTCTAAACCCCTCTAAAACAACCTGGGTATTGAAACTCAAAATACAGGCTAAAAACTCATGATAGAGGtaaaagttaatatatatttttcaagagCTTTGGTTAAAAGGAATAGCCCACTAATTTCTCTGCAACTCcaatccagcttttttttttaaaggacttcgGAGTTAATGGAAACTTTTCACTTGCTACTTTTCAGCAGTTGAACAAATGTGGAAGGGACAAAACGAGAACATCAATGTCAGAAAGCAGCAGTATTTTTGattcctctccccacttccccacctcAAAATACCTCACATACTAatgcaaaagtaaacaaaaaagaaaaagctctaaTTAGATGTGCAATTGACAATGTATTCTGAagatttcttttcccatttcttaaagtaatcagttttttaaaaagacaattcatAGCCCCCTTTAAGACACCTTCTGTAAAAAGGAGCACCTGGTTTCTGGTTCTTTCTGAGTCCACATAACGAAGTGGCTTGCTAGCAAAGCATACAAGATAAAAGTCTGAAAAGGTGGATACCACAGATTTGACCTAGAATCAAGTTTCCTCCCTGCCGTTCCAGGTATCTTCTTTCCACACTTGACCATTAGCAGACAAGGATAGCAACAATGGTTACCTCCAAGATCACCAAATCCACCTTTCCAAAGGCACAAAATATTTGtaggagttttaaaaaaacaacaacaacaacaacaaaaaaaccctgatggTATAGCTCAGTAGAGTACTCTTGTGTAAAGCATTAAAAGCATCAGCCTCTTTTATTTTGTGACAAGTTTATTGAACAGTATTCAAGACTTCATCTTTATAAACAAAAACCTCTGCTGAATGATGCCACGGCAGTATTTGCTGGCAATGTTGTGGCCGTATTGGCAATGAATCATTTTATTGTGTTTGGTTTCTAACGCTTGGACTACCATAGAACTGCCAGTAAAACTAAATGTGGTTAATTTTGCAAGAGTgggaaataagttttaaaagtgATCACTGCTAGAAATTCTTTACAGATTTAACTAGCAGCAACTTTATGGTTTCTTTACTCATTAACTGTTCTTGAAATTGATgagtggatttatttttaaacatttgaccCACACCTGTACACAATGACAGAATCCAATAAAAAGGACTTTGAGTTTGATTAAGGCTTTCATGGATCCTTATTTTATCCAAGTTATGTTTGCTTATGTCCATATACAGCCCTAGATTTTCATCCAGTGGGTTAAGACCGACCTAATTACACTGAACATTACTCTCtgaaattttgaataaaaatttccCTAATGAAATTTTCACGGTTGATGCTTTGACAACTTGGAGCACAAAGCTAGGAACTACATTTCACTTAAcagtgttgcattttttttttaagccactaataaTTGTACATCCAAACTACAGTATTAAACACAGAATACACCTCCAAATTTTGCTTGTGAACTAAATGTTTCACTGAAGTTCAGAAAAAGTTTACAAATTTGCTtacttataaaatacatttcGTAGATATCTCTAATCCTTTAaactaaaaaaatccaaaaacaccccagcaagggggtgggaggaattaAACCTAATGGAAAAGATTCTCTTCCATTCATGTCAGTCACCAAAGACAAAATTTAcacataaaattgaaaatatcatgATAGTGTTTACAAATGCACACAACTTTGAGCAGCTTTACAAATCCTTCATACCATAcaaagcaaatgagaaaataaattcattttcacCCCAAACCTAGTTTTTCTGAGAAAATTTGCAGGAAGAGAGGTATGAGTGATTGCACAGAAcatattttcaagaattttttttaaactcaaactCCAATGCCCATAACAGGATGAACAGTACGCTTAGCAGTTAGCACTCTATTAATAAGTCTCAGATACACAAAAATCAAGTTCCAGAGGGCAAAGCATTTAATTACATTTCACGAGAGAAGCACTGTTGTGACTCAACCAAATATGAAACATAGTTCTCTCCAAATTCTACACAAAccactattttcttaatttatttaatttgatgaACAATGAAATCGTTTTCCTTTTCAGCATTTATCTAAGATGTAGAAATAACAAAGTAGTTGCAATAaagtatatgaaatatttaataggaTTGTACGAACATATAACCAAAATAAACtgtgaaaaaagataaaaggctttCATCTTCAAACAacccatttttctaaaatgaaaatagtcaGCTCTCCAATGGGAAAATAATCTGCAGTTGAAATAAGACTCCCAAGCAGCGCTGAAGTTTTCTGCACTTGGTCTTTGGAATGAGAAATGATTACTTAACAGAAAACTTAATTGAACAGCATATATAAACATCATATTGCTTTTTTAGTTGAGGAGGCAATATCTAGTGATCTGTCAAAGCAAATTTGTATTCATGAATTGTCAAAAGACCCACAACACAGCCATGTCTTCTTTGAAAGTCTAAACAATCCTTTCCCTAAACAAAAAATCCTGTACTGTCAATCCTCTAAGATTGTAGTGATGAAAAGGCTTTCCAAATCTTATCACGCAATGAAACTGCTGCCACTCTTAACTCTAAATTACACGAGACGCTGTATTTCAGTGTTCCACTAACTTGCAACACCAAAAAGGCACTATTTTCTTTAATAGGAAATACTTCTTTTAAAAGGCTGACCCCTTTGTAAGTACATTGATTTGCAGGAAATGTTGGGGATATTTCAAACCAAGACAGCGGCCCATGTAAAagacaaaatttgtttttcatgatATCTCACCAATCTCCCATTCcatatgtttataatataatgTGACACATCTTTAGAGCATTTTAACTAAGAAGAAAAGTAACCATAAGTAGAGCCTTTTGTAGCAGTGAGCAGGATGTTGTAAGGCAAATGTTTTCATGACAAGGACACTTACCAACCAGAACCCATGTGGTCCTCCTGCCTTAGTGTCCTGAATACCAAAGAAGAGTATGAAAGGGCAAGGAGTCTCAattctctcccctctggcagctGCACTTGTACTCTGTATGAAGAATTTTTATGAACAGGCTCCTGATCAAACAACTAGACCAAAAAGCCTCCAAGTAACAGGATTAAATGCACATCTATGGAAAAGCTTATGAGTCTTTTATTCTATAACACTACTACTAACAAAGCTAACAATTtcaacttcagtttttaaaaaacctaaatataatGCTCTTTCTTATAAATGGACCCTCTTTGTTTAGTTACAGGCCAAAATTTCACACAGATTTGGGACAGAAGGAAATTGCCAAAACATTAGTCCATCATGGACAGGACTTCAAATCTGGCATCTTAAACAATGATTATTAGAAGTAGTATCTGGTTTTCAATGCCATCTAAACAACATGAACAATTTTTAAACTGACTAAACTAAAACATGGCGGTCAAACCAAAAAGGCTCTGGTAGGTAGAGgactccatattttatttttgtggcaaAAGTACTTATTTCACACAGTTTTAAGTGTGACATTAGAAATCAAAGTTCAAGGTTATAGCACAAACCAAGTGTGgagttttatattaaaacaacaacaacaacaaaacagttcTGCTCATTTACAAATGAGTCAATTAGGCAAACAAAAAAGCAGCAACTTCAGAAGCAGGACTGTCTATACAGCAAGAACCCTCAAGAAGCAATAAAGGTACATACAGTGAATCTGTATACAgagattttattcaattttaaaagaaaatgaggactTTAGACAAAGCTTTGACCCTATAACAAAGCAAATCTGTCCAGCTTTAAACCAAATTCCAAGAGTAGCCAACTTCTATTTTTCAGCAGCTGGCAAGAGCACCCTTAATGAGCTCTAttgacatttctattttcttcatccCATATGgtataaaacaaaaccaatctAAACTCCTTGATAAGCTTTATGTGGTCATTTGTGTTTTACAAATGGTTTCTCTAATGGTACGCCAAAATCATTTTTGTGTTCTCTCCAGACAGCTTTACTGTAACATACAGCAGTATTTATCCTGGTAGTGAGTCTTCTGTAAACAGTCAACCAATGCTCTATGTTATAGAAACCAATCTATATGCAATTGAAACAATCCACAGGTTCTAACCTGGAAATACTAGGAAAACAATCTGGATGCATTAATCACAGCACTATGAAAATCTACCCTATAAAGAATTGATGTGAACAGCTACCCTAAGACAAGTTTTACTTTCCTTGAGCCTATAGGTCTGTCATTTAAGTCAATGACAGCAGCTGTGGCTTCATCCCGAGATTCGAAGGCCACCATGGCTTCGCCTGTGGGCATAcctttttcattgtattttaaacaCACTGAGCCTGGGATCACTTGATAGCCATAAAAGAAATCTAGAATCTCATCAATAGACACAGTGAAGGGCATATTCTGCACTTTAATTACTGTTGGTCCTGGTTTTCCAGAACTAGATCCAAAGCCAGGGGGACCACCAATGTGAATTGGGccagggccaggcccaggcccaggcccaaaGGCTGGTGGCCCACTCAAATGCCCAGGGGCACTTCCAAGACCAGGAGGGCCACTTCCAAAGCCAGGGGGGCCACCTAAACTACCAGGGCCATTTCCAAAATTCTGAGGGCCTCCTCCAAATCCTGGCCCACTTAAATTATTTGGTCCACCTCCAAAACCTGGAACATCCAGTCCTAGACCAGGCAAACCACTATTTCCAACTGAAGGCATACCAGGCCTAGCATCACCAAAGGCCCCTCCTAATCCTGGAGGAGGGAGTGGTGGCCCAAAGGCATTCGACCCACCAAAATTACCAGGAAAGTTAAATGGAGGCCCATTGCTGGCCTCCTTAGATCCTACAGTCAGGAAGGCATGCTCTTCACCTCCTGCACCGGGCATTCCCGCGCCGGGCATTCCCGCACCGGGCATTCCCGTACCAGGCATTCCCGCACCGGGCATTCCCGCACCGGGCATTCCCGCACCGGGCATTCCTGCACTGGGCATTCCCGCACTGGGCATTCCCACACTGGGCATTCCTGGAACTGGAGGATTACCTGGCACAGGCATCTTTAACCCTTTTTTTCCTTGGGCAGGGGGATTTTTTTCAATCTCTCTCATATCTTCTAGAGTAACTACATGAACAAAAGCTTCTCTCCCATTAAGTTTTTTACGGTGTAAGCGTTCAGACTTACGTgcatcatcttcatttttaaactgAACCAATGCCTGTCCTAGACCTTGCCCATTGTTATCAACAAGAACATGTACAGCATTTTCATCCACTGGGATTCCTTCTAGGAACTGAAGAACATCCATCTTGGTAATGCTGAATGGTATATTTGTTATGTGAGCACAGACTTTGGCAGAGCTGACATCCCCCTCCGGATTTAACATCATTTCCCTCTGGTCATAGCTGAAGTTCTGCAGTCTTTTACGAATCATATCTATCTTTTCTAGCATACCTTTCTTAGTAATTGGATGAACTTGAATAAAGCGATTGCCCATGTATTGTTTATGACGACAGAGAGCAGCCTTATAGTCAGCCTCATTCCTGAATTCTACGAAGCCTTCACCAGTTGCTTTCCCATTGGGTCCATAAGCAATATAAATACTATCTTCCACAAtatccaactttttaaaaaaatcaatgacatgTTTATTTTCCGCTTCAAATGGTAGCCCTTTCAAGTAAACACAAAAACCAGCCTCATGTGGTGATCTTGACCTTGACCTTTTCTGCCCACTGGGCGATTTTGACCTGGGAAGTGTctgaggagggggatgggttTGTCCAGAAGGTCCTATACTTTGCTTAAAAGTGATATGGCCTCCAGCAGCTACCCACTGTCTCTCTGTGGCAGGACTAACTTCCACATAGCGTTGAATCATCAGCATTCTGTTTCGTTTCAAAGCTTCAAATGTATCTTGAGGGGAGAGAAACTTAACCAATCCGTTCCCATTATTTCGACCTACATGATCTTTCAACAAATGCACTGCATCAACACGGAGCCCATGGAAAAAATCTCTGACATCATTTTCCATTGCAGAAAAGGGCATTCCATGCACACTGACATACAGATCATCGGGGTTGATGGGAAGTGGTTTCACACTGCTTTGAGAGTTCATCTGGATAGGGTTAACAGGATTCAATGGACCCAGAAACACAGGGTTCAGGTTATTGTTCAGATTCATAGGTGCTCCAGAGCCATTCATTCCAGCAGGTAGAGGTGCCACAGGTGGCGGGTTCAAGGGTGGCATGCCAGACATGGGTGGCAGTGGGGTCATGGGTGGCACAGAAGGGACTGGGGGAATAGGGGGCACAGGAGGCACGGGAGGCAATGTAGGTACCGGAGGAGGAACTGGTATTGGGGGAATGGACGGCATTGGTGGCAAAGATGGCATCGCTGGGATTGGAGGAATTGGTGGTGGTGGGACTGTGTTCATTGGAGACGCTGTGCTCGGAATGGTTGAGCTAAACGTTGGGCTCCCAAATGAAGCCCCCATATTTGGAGGAGCCGTTCCTATGCTGGCTGTGGAAAATGTCTGTATGTTTTTGTTGCTTTCATGAACAGATGTGGCGGCAGTAACTACACTGGGTGAAGGATTATTAAAGTTAGGTACTGTTGTAGGCAAGTTTACCCTTCCACTCATTCCTGAGCTAGGTGGCGGTCCTGATCTACTAGCATTTGCTGGTGGTATATCTAAGTTGGCAGTTTCAAAACGCCTACGACTCAGTTCAATCATATTCTGCATTTCCGTTTTACTACTCAACAAAAGTGTTACTTTTGACCCTTTAATTGTACCACCTGTGCGCATCATACCAAGCCTTGCATCTTCATCAGTGGCAAAAACGATGAAAGCCTCACCCAGTTCACCCCCTACAATATGCACGCCCCCATCAGGGATGGTCAATCCAGAGAAGAAGTGGCGAATGTCCATGGTCCCCGCCACAATTGGGAGACCTTGCAAACGGATGACCACAGCCATGCTGCGCTGAAACCACACACACCTGCAGATGAGAAAAGGCAACGGCCAGGTCAGACTCCTGTTTATCACACCAAGTTTTTAACTACAAGAATGACCAGCTACCATATTAGGCCCTCAAATATACCCTCAAACTATCACAAGCAatgcaggttttttttatttgaatatccTAAAAACTGAACATTATGTGCCATTTACAATGTAAAACCTAGACAATTTCAACTTCCAAAAGGCATTAATTCTGTAAACAATTAGAAGTTCAGTCCCATGACTCAAAagtttcagggggaaaaaaccaCCATAAGAAGTAGAATCACCAATTACATCATTCAGACCACTAATTATTCAGTAAGGTTTAAAAGAAATGTGTAAGTCAAATCAGGACACAAAGTTGAACAATCTGCAGGGGAAAAACATGCAAAGGATGTATCAAAGTTAGTATTTAAAAGTGGCTTAGCATTTTCCTTATAAACATGACAACTTTGTAGAATTATCAGTGTCATTTTATATGACTCAATCTCAAAatgcaaaacagaaacagaaaactggaATACTAATGAATTACAAATAATACTTAACACTAAAGTAGACTCAAGTCTCAAAAGAGAATGGATTCCATATTCAACCTAAAACTCTTCAATCTGCATTACAGctctatttattaaagaaaactaTATATGGAATTATTTATTACAGACAAGGTTAATACATACAAAGAATCCAAaagaaatactgaataaaatagCCAAAATCTTAGTTATCTAtattcatcactccaaaaagtaGA comes from the Zalophus californianus isolate mZalCal1 chromosome 8, mZalCal1.pri.v2, whole genome shotgun sequence genome and includes:
- the LOC113938174 gene encoding RNA-binding protein 12 isoform X1 codes for the protein MAVVIRLQGLPIVAGTMDIRHFFSGLTIPDGGVHIVGGELGEAFIVFATDEDARLGMMRTGGTIKGSKVTLLLSSKTEMQNMIELSRRRFETANLDIPPANASRSGPPPSSGMSGRVNLPTTVPNFNNPSPSVVTAATSVHESNKNIQTFSTASIGTAPPNMGASFGSPTFSSTIPSTASPMNTVPPPPIPPIPAMPSLPPMPSIPPIPVPPPVPTLPPVPPVPPIPPVPSVPPMTPLPPMSGMPPLNPPPVAPLPAGMNGSGAPMNLNNNLNPVFLGPLNPVNPIQMNSQSSVKPLPINPDDLYVSVHGMPFSAMENDVRDFFHGLRVDAVHLLKDHVGRNNGNGLVKFLSPQDTFEALKRNRMLMIQRYVEVSPATERQWVAAGGHITFKQSIGPSGQTHPPPQTLPRSKSPSGQKRSRSRSPHEAGFCVYLKGLPFEAENKHVIDFFKKLDIVEDSIYIAYGPNGKATGEGFVEFRNEADYKAALCRHKQYMGNRFIQVHPITKKGMLEKIDMIRKRLQNFSYDQREMMLNPEGDVSSAKVCAHITNIPFSITKMDVLQFLEGIPVDENAVHVLVDNNGQGLGQALVQFKNEDDARKSERLHRKKLNGREAFVHVVTLEDMREIEKNPPAQGKKGLKMPVPGNPPVPGMPSVGMPSAGMPSAGMPGAGMPGAGMPGAGMPGTGMPGAGMPGAGMPGAGGEEHAFLTVGSKEASNGPPFNFPGNFGGSNAFGPPLPPPGLGGAFGDARPGMPSVGNSGLPGLGLDVPGFGGGPNNLSGPGFGGGPQNFGNGPGSLGGPPGFGSGPPGLGSAPGHLSGPPAFGPGPGPGPGPIHIGGPPGFGSSSGKPGPTVIKVQNMPFTVSIDEILDFFYGYQVIPGSVCLKYNEKGMPTGEAMVAFESRDEATAAVIDLNDRPIGSRKVKLVLG
- the LOC113938174 gene encoding RNA-binding protein 12 isoform X2, producing MAVVIRLQGLPIVAGTMDIRHFFSGLTIPDGGVHIVGGELGEAFIVFATDEDARLGMMRTGGTIKGSKVTLLLSSKTEMQNMIELSRRRFETANLDIPPANASRSGPPPSSGMSGRVNLPTTVPNFNNPSPSVVTAATSVHESNKNIQTFSTASIGTAPPNMGASFGSPTFSSTIPSTASPMNTVPPPPIPPIPAMPSLPPMPSIPPIPVPPPVPTLPPVPPVPPIPPVPSVPPMTPLPPMSGMPPLNPPPVAPLPAGMNGSGAPMNLNNNLNPVFLGPLNPVNPIQMNSQSSVKPLPINPDDLYVSVHGMPFSAMENDVRDFFHGLRVDAVHLLKDHVGRNNGNGLVKFLSPQDTFEALKRNRMLMIQRYVEVSPATERQWVAAGGHITFKQSIGPSGQTHPPPQTLPRSKSPSGQKRSRSRSPHEAGFCVYLKGLPFEAENKHVIDFFKKLDIVEDSIYIAYGPNGKATGEGFVEFRNEADYKAALCRHKQYMGNRFIQVHPITKKGMLEKIDMIRKRLQNFSYDQREMMLNPEGDVSSAKVCAHITNIPFSITKMDVLQFLEGIPVDENAVHVLVDNNGQGLGQALVQFKNEDDAHGPLRDLGSTIHFL